A genomic region of Metopolophium dirhodum isolate CAU chromosome 1, ASM1992520v1, whole genome shotgun sequence contains the following coding sequences:
- the LOC132933961 gene encoding uncharacterized protein LOC132933961 gives MIHGPCGTVNPQCPCMVDNKCSKDFPKAYAEETVYVADGGYPKYRRPDDGRVVLVRGREVGNECVVPYNPYLLAKYDAHINVEICTSIKSVMYIYKYIYKGHDRVTLEVQDQDEIAK, from the coding sequence ATGATCCACGGGCCGTGTGGAACAGTCAATCCACAGTGTCCGTGCATGGTGGACAACAAATGCTCCAAAGATTTCCCGAAAGCGTACGCAGAGGAGACTGTGTACGTTGCGGACGGCGGATATCCAAAGTACCGCCGACCGGATGACGGCCGGGTGGTACTTGTGAGAGGTCGTGAGGTTGGTAACGAGTGTGTAGTGCCGTACAACCCTTACCTTCTGGCCAAGTATGACGCGCACATCAACGTCGAGATATGCACGTCCATAAAGAGTGTCATGTATATCTACAAGTATATATACAAGGGACACGACCGTGTGACGTTGGAAGTTCAGGACCAGGATGAGATTGCCAAGTGa
- the LOC132932604 gene encoding ATP-dependent DNA helicase PIF1-like has protein sequence MSPGLQLTVVDRLLRDVMASELPFGGKTMLFAGDFRQILPVVRRGTRAEIVMSSIKENGLWRVMERFNLVQNMRADHDADFATWLLELGNGRLPAVDGVPNTVQIPRQMVCDVDDLIDFVYPQQMSLANVDEFARRIVVCPTNEDCRGVNRDVLERVDGAQMSYTAVDTMMADDPDEVANFPTEFLNSLEPDGLPPYRLTLKVGCIVMLLRNLDPRRRLCNGTRLVVTELRRHNFKARILGGEAQDDDIVVPKIPLTSSGEDDLPILLRRLQFPVRLSFAMTINKSQGQTFDCVGLLLTSPVFTHGQLYVAFSRVRNAQSVRVGMYADDSGRFVTKNIVYREVL, from the coding sequence ATGTCGCCGGGACTGCAACTGACGGTGGTGGACCGCCTGCTCAGGGACGTCATGGCATCGGAATTACCGTTCGGCGGTAAAACCATGCTGTTCGCCGGCGACTTCAGGCAGATATTGCCCGTGGTCCGGAGAGGGACGAGAGCCGAGATCGTCATGTCGTCGATCAAGGAAAACGGTCTTTGGCGCGTCATGGAGCGCTTCAATCTGGTCCAGAACATGCGCGCGGACCACGACGCGGACTTTGCGACTTGGTTGCTTGAGCTCGGCAACGGCCGACTGCCCGCGGTCGACGGCGTTCCGAACACCGTGCAAATCCCGCGGCAAATGGTATGCGACGTTGATGATTTGATCGATTTCGTGTACCCGCAGCAAATGTCGTTGGCCAACGTCGACGAATTCGCTCGGAGAATCGTTGTGTGTCCCACCAACGAAGACTGTAGAGGTGTCAACAGGGACGTGCTGGAGCGCGTCGACGGTGCTCAGATGAGCTACACCGCCGTCGACACCATGATGGCGGACGATCCCGACGAAGTGGCCAATTTTCCCACGGAGTTCCTCAACAGCTTGGAACCGGACGGCCTGCCGCCGTACCGGCTGACGTTGAAGGTGGGGTGCATCGTGATGTTGCTCAGAAATCTCGATCCGAGGAGACGACTGTGCAACGGTACGAGGTTGGTGGTCACCGAACTGCGGCGTCACAATTTCAAGGCTAGGATTTTGGGCGGTGAAGCACAGGACGACGACATCGTCGTGCCCAAGATACCGCTCACGTCCAGCGGCGAGGACGACCTGCCCATCTTACTGCGGCGCCTTCAATTCCCGGTGAGATTGTCGTTCGCCATGACCATCAACAAGTCGCAGGGTCAGACGTTCGACTGTGTAGGTTTGTTACTGACGTCGCCTGTGTTCACACACGGGCAACTGTACGTAGCGTTTTCGAGGGTGAGAAACGCACAGTCCGTGAGAGTCGGCATGTACGCCGATGACAGCGGCCGATTCGTCACCAAGAACATAGTGTACAGGGAAGTTCTGTAA